A genomic segment from Fusarium fujikuroi IMI 58289 draft genome, chromosome FFUJ_chr04 encodes:
- a CDS encoding related to quinate transport protein, whose translation MAGGVVKKPVNIFKLGDVGEPKGVFNWRLWFAVFAFGLMGAARGIDEGLISGAFKSKDFKKYIHFEDYSTVEQANIKANVSAMVQIGCVGGALIAFLICDRIGRIWATRQLCIVWIVGIVIFMANGGSLGAVYAGRFIAGLGVGQTAVVGPVYLAEIAPTAVRGLCTCVFSGFVYLGIVLAYFANYGCSLHMGDNTHARWLVPTSLHIMFAGLILILSFFVDESPRFLIKKGQTEKATAVMARLRQQDPESDYITREITAIQLAHEHELESVNSSFLGTCKELFLNSSNLYRLYLASMVQVLAQWSGAGSITLYAPDLFALLGIKGSETGLLVTALFGIVKLISAITCALFLVDVIGRKRALIGGIALQALAMIYVGSFLTAVPEPHSSSAAARGAMAMIYISGIGWALGWNTMSYILTAELFPLRVRAFGTSFAMTLHFLCQYGSSRATPNMLLPSSEGGINPNGTFWTYAAILVVGGLWVVVSVPETAGRSLESMDRLFDLPWYKIGLFGNRDAEQQDAVYNEKESVAMNTQGQVVYVENKSREVV comes from the exons ATGGCTGGAGGCGTTGTCAAGAAGCccgtcaacatcttcaagctgggCGATGTCGGTGAGCCAAAGGGCGTCTTTAACTGGCGACTATGGTTTGCTGTCTTTGCTTTCGGCCTCATGGGTGCGGCGCGTGGTATTGATGAGGGTCTGATCTCGGGTGCTTTCAAGTCAAAGGACTTCAAGAAATACATCCACTTTGAGGATTACTCGACTGTCGAACAggccaacatcaaggctAATGTTTCCGCCATGGTTCAAATTGGCTGTGTTGGAGGCGCATTGAT TGCTTTCCTCATCTGCGATAGAATCGGACGTATCTGGGCTACTCGACAGCTCTGCATTGTTTGGATCGTCGgaatcgtcatcttcatggcCAACGGTGGCAGTCTCGGCGCCGTATACGCCGGTCGCTTCATCGCAGGTCTCGGAGTTGGTCAAACAGCCGTTGTCGGTCCCGTCTATCTCGCCGAAATCGCCCCAACAGCTGTTCGTGGTCTCTGTACTTGTGTATTCTCCGGTTTCGTCTATCTCGGCATCGTCTTGGCTTACTTTGCCAACTACGGCTGCTCTCTTCACATGGGCGACAACACTCACGCCCGCTGGCTCGTTCCCACCAGCCTTCACATCATGTTTGCAGGCTTGATTCTGATCCTTAGCTTTTTCGTCGACGAATCTCCTCGCTTTCTCATCAAAAAGGGCCAAACCGAGAAGGCTACTGCTGTTATGGCTCGCCTCCGACAACAAGACCCCGAGTCCGATTACATTACCCGCGAAATCACCGCCATTCAGCTGGCCCACGAGCACGAGCTTGAGAGTGTCAACAGCTCATTCCTCGGTACATGCAAGGAGCTTttcctcaacagcagcaatctTTATCGTCTGTACCTCGCCAGCATGGTCCAGGTCCTTGCTCAGTGGTCTGGCGCCGGCTCTATCACTCTCTACGCTCCTGATCTCTTCGCCCTTCTCGGTATCAAGGGTTCTGAGACTGGTCTGCTTGTTACAGCCCTCTTCGGCATTGTCAAGCTTATTTCAGCCATTACCTGCGCTCTCTTCCTTGTCGATGTCATCGGCCGAAAGCGTGCTCTTATCGGAGGCATTGCCCTGCAGGCTCTTGCCATGATCTACGTTGGCTCATTCCTCACTGCTGTCCCCGAGCCTCACAGCTCTTCCGCAGCTGCTCGTGGTGCTATGGCTATGATCTACATCTCTGGTATTGGTTGGGCTCTTGGTTGGAACACCATGTCCTACATTCTCACCGCCGAGTTGTTCCCCCTCCGTGTCAGAGCTTTCGGTACCTCATTCGCCATGACCCTGCATTTCCTCTGCCAATACGGTAGCAGCCGAGCCACTCCCAACATGCTTTTGCCGTCATCCGAGGGTGGAATCAACCCCAACGGCACCTTCTGGACCTATGCTGCTATCCTGGTTGTGGGTGGTCTTTGGGTCGTTGTTTCAGTCCCTGAGACTGCTGGTCGTTCTCTCGAGAGCATGGACAGGCTCTTTGACCTTCCTTGGTACAAGATTGGTTTGTTCGGCAACCGTGACGCTGAGCAGCAGGATGCCGTGTAcaatgagaaggagagcGTTGCTATGAACACTCAGGGACAGGTTGTTTATGTTGAGAACAAGTCCAGAGAGGTTGTGTAA